A genomic region of Miscanthus floridulus cultivar M001 chromosome 3, ASM1932011v1, whole genome shotgun sequence contains the following coding sequences:
- the LOC136547020 gene encoding beta-hexosaminidase 2-like isoform X1 has protein sequence MATLLLRLLFLLGSPATLLTCAAAGASFPVNVWPKPTSMSWAEPHAAVPVSPSFHIVASSGNPYLVSAAERYAKLLFKEMYRPIVRPAINVTAGNALETLTLAVSDLAAPLQHGVDESYTLEILPTGAATVTAVTAWGAMRGLETFSQLSWRAGGRGRGRDLLLVAAGVRVEDRPLYPHRGLMLDTGRTYFPVSDILRTIDAMAANKMNVFHWHITDSQSFPIVLPSEPSLAEKGAYGEDMKYTVEDVKRIVEFAMSRGVRVVPEIDSPGHTASWAGAYPEAVTCAGKFWLPDGDWNRRLAAEPGAGQLNPLAPKTYEVITNVVNDLTSLFPDGFYHAGADEVTPGCWQADPTIQADLERGGTLSQLLERYVSAVHPLVVSRNRTAVFWEDVLLDAAVNVSTSLIPPDTTILQSWNNGANNTKLIVQAGYRAIVSSASFYYLDCGHGDFVGNNSIYDDPNSDYKADGGSWCGPYKTWQRVYDYDIAYGLTPEEAQLVIGGEVAMWTEQVDTAVLDGRVWPRASAMAEALWSGNRDASGRKRYAEATDRLIDWRQRMVGRGVRAEPIQPLWCRTRPGMCNAVQ, from the exons ATGGCGACGCTCCTCCTTCGGCTGCTGTTCTTGCTCGGCTCGCCGGCGACGCTCCTTACGTGCGCGGCCGCGGGCGCGTCGTTCCCCGTCAATGTCTGGCCCAAGCCGACGTCCATGTCGTGGGCGGAGCCGCACGCGGCCGTTCCGGTGTCGCCGTCGTTCCACATCGTCGCGTCGTCGGGTAACCCGTACCTCGTGTCGGCCGCGGAGCGCTACGCCAAGCTGCTGTTCAAGGAGATGTACCGGCCCATCGTTCGGCCGGCGATCAACGTCACCGCGGGGAACGCGCTGGAGACGCTGACCCTGGCCGTGTCCGACCTCGCCGCCCCGCTGCAGCACGGCGTGGACGAGTCCTACACGCTGGAGATCCTCCCCACGGGCGCGGCCACGGTCACCGCGGTCACCGCGTGGGGCGCCATGCGCGGGCTGGAAACGTTCTCGCAGCTGTCGTGGCGGGCCGgtggccggggccggggccgggaCCTCCTGCTGGTGGCCGCCGGTGTGCGCGTCGAGGACCGGCCCCTGTACCCGCACCGTGGGCTGATGCTCGACACCGGGAGGACCTACTTCCCCGTGTCCGACATCCTGCGGACCATCGACGCCATGGCGGCCAACAAGATGAACGTGTTCCACTGGCACATCACGGACTCGCAGTCGTTCCCCATCGTGCTGCCCTCCGAGCCGTCTCTCGCCGAAAAGGGCGCCTACGGAGAGGACATGAAGTACACCGTCGAGGACGTCAAGCGCATCGTCGAGTTCGCCATGAGCCGCGGCGTCCGCGTCGTGCCTGAGATAGACTCGCCGG GCCACACGGCTTCGTGGGCCGGCGCGTACCCGGAGGCCGTGACCTGCGCGGGCAAGTTCTGGCTGCCCGACGGCGACTGGAACCGCCGTCTCGCCGCCGAGCCGGGCGCCGGCCAGCTGAACCCGCTGGCGCCCAAGACGTACGAGGTGATCACCAACGTGGTGAACGACCTGACCTCTCTTTTCCCGGACGGCTTCTACCACGCCGGCGCCGACGAGGTCACCCCGGGTTGCTGGCAGGCGGACCCCACGATCCAGGCGGACCTGGAGCGCGGCGGCACGCTGAGCCAGCTCCTGGAGCGGTACGTGAGCGCGGTGCACCCGCTGGTGGTGTCCAGGAACCGCACGGCCGTGTTCTGGGAGGACGTGCTGCTGGACGCGGCCGTGAACGTGAGCACGTCGCTGATCCCGCCGGACACCACCATCCTGCAGTCGTGGAACAACGGCGCCAACAACACCAAGCTCATCGTGCAGGCCGGGTACCGCGCCATCGTCTCCTCCGCCTCCTTCTACTACCTCGACTGCGGGCACGGCGACTTCGTCGGCAACAACAGCATCTACGACGATCCCAACAGCGACTACAAAGCCGACGGTGGGTCCTGGTGCGGGCCCTACAAAACGTGGCAGCGGGTGTACGACTACGACATCGCGTACGGGCTCACCCCCGAGGAGGCCCAACTGGTCATCGGCGGCGAGGTGGCGATGTGGACGGAGCAGGTCGATACGGCCGTCCTGGACGGCCGGGTCTGGCCCagagcgtcggccatggcggaggcGCTCTGGTCTGGCAACCGCGACGCGTCGGGGAGGAAGCGGTACGCCGAGGCCACCGACCGGCTCATCGACTGGCGGCAGCGCATGGTGGGGAGGGGGGTCCGGGCCGAGCCCATCCAGCCGCTTTGGTGCCGGACACGCCCCGGAATGTGCAACGCGGTCCAGTAA
- the LOC136547020 gene encoding beta-hexosaminidase 2-like isoform X2 produces MATLLLRLLFLLGSPATLLTCAAAGASFPVNVWPKPTSMSWAEPHAAVPVSPSFHIVASSGNPYLVSAAERYAKLLFKEMYRPIVRPAINVTAGNALETLTLAVSDLAAPLQHGVDESYTLEILPTGAATVTAVTAWGAMRGLETFSQLSWRAGGRGRGRDLLLVAAGVRVEDRPLYPHRGLMLDTGRTYFPVSDILRTIDAMAANKMNVFHWHITDSQSFPIVLPSEPSLAEKGAYGEDMKYTVEDVKRIVEFAMSRGVRVVPEIDSPGHTASWAGAYPEAVTCAGKFWLPDGDWNRRLAAEPGAGQLNPLAPKTYEVITNVADPTIQADLERGGTLSQLLERYVSAVHPLVVSRNRTAVFWEDVLLDAAVNVSTSLIPPDTTILQSWNNGANNTKLIVQAGYRAIVSSASFYYLDCGHGDFVGNNSIYDDPNSDYKADGGSWCGPYKTWQRVYDYDIAYGLTPEEAQLVIGGEVAMWTEQVDTAVLDGRVWPRASAMAEALWSGNRDASGRKRYAEATDRLIDWRQRMVGRGVRAEPIQPLWCRTRPGMCNAVQ; encoded by the exons ATGGCGACGCTCCTCCTTCGGCTGCTGTTCTTGCTCGGCTCGCCGGCGACGCTCCTTACGTGCGCGGCCGCGGGCGCGTCGTTCCCCGTCAATGTCTGGCCCAAGCCGACGTCCATGTCGTGGGCGGAGCCGCACGCGGCCGTTCCGGTGTCGCCGTCGTTCCACATCGTCGCGTCGTCGGGTAACCCGTACCTCGTGTCGGCCGCGGAGCGCTACGCCAAGCTGCTGTTCAAGGAGATGTACCGGCCCATCGTTCGGCCGGCGATCAACGTCACCGCGGGGAACGCGCTGGAGACGCTGACCCTGGCCGTGTCCGACCTCGCCGCCCCGCTGCAGCACGGCGTGGACGAGTCCTACACGCTGGAGATCCTCCCCACGGGCGCGGCCACGGTCACCGCGGTCACCGCGTGGGGCGCCATGCGCGGGCTGGAAACGTTCTCGCAGCTGTCGTGGCGGGCCGgtggccggggccggggccgggaCCTCCTGCTGGTGGCCGCCGGTGTGCGCGTCGAGGACCGGCCCCTGTACCCGCACCGTGGGCTGATGCTCGACACCGGGAGGACCTACTTCCCCGTGTCCGACATCCTGCGGACCATCGACGCCATGGCGGCCAACAAGATGAACGTGTTCCACTGGCACATCACGGACTCGCAGTCGTTCCCCATCGTGCTGCCCTCCGAGCCGTCTCTCGCCGAAAAGGGCGCCTACGGAGAGGACATGAAGTACACCGTCGAGGACGTCAAGCGCATCGTCGAGTTCGCCATGAGCCGCGGCGTCCGCGTCGTGCCTGAGATAGACTCGCCGG GCCACACGGCTTCGTGGGCCGGCGCGTACCCGGAGGCCGTGACCTGCGCGGGCAAGTTCTGGCTGCCCGACGGCGACTGGAACCGCCGTCTCGCCGCCGAGCCGGGCGCCGGCCAGCTGAACCCGCTGGCGCCCAAGACGTACGAGGTGATCACCAACGTG GCGGACCCCACGATCCAGGCGGACCTGGAGCGCGGCGGCACGCTGAGCCAGCTCCTGGAGCGGTACGTGAGCGCGGTGCACCCGCTGGTGGTGTCCAGGAACCGCACGGCCGTGTTCTGGGAGGACGTGCTGCTGGACGCGGCCGTGAACGTGAGCACGTCGCTGATCCCGCCGGACACCACCATCCTGCAGTCGTGGAACAACGGCGCCAACAACACCAAGCTCATCGTGCAGGCCGGGTACCGCGCCATCGTCTCCTCCGCCTCCTTCTACTACCTCGACTGCGGGCACGGCGACTTCGTCGGCAACAACAGCATCTACGACGATCCCAACAGCGACTACAAAGCCGACGGTGGGTCCTGGTGCGGGCCCTACAAAACGTGGCAGCGGGTGTACGACTACGACATCGCGTACGGGCTCACCCCCGAGGAGGCCCAACTGGTCATCGGCGGCGAGGTGGCGATGTGGACGGAGCAGGTCGATACGGCCGTCCTGGACGGCCGGGTCTGGCCCagagcgtcggccatggcggaggcGCTCTGGTCTGGCAACCGCGACGCGTCGGGGAGGAAGCGGTACGCCGAGGCCACCGACCGGCTCATCGACTGGCGGCAGCGCATGGTGGGGAGGGGGGTCCGGGCCGAGCCCATCCAGCCGCTTTGGTGCCGGACACGCCCCGGAATGTGCAACGCGGTCCAGTAA